The Vibrio astriarenae genome contains a region encoding:
- the urtC gene encoding urea ABC transporter permease subunit UrtC, with the protein MQSKSFVLSAIQGDRGGQLTLLAILAAVIFVPLANTLLPSGHPLHVETFTVSLMGKYLSYAMLALALDLVWGYLGILSLGHGAFFAIGGYAMGMYLMRQIGERGVYGDPILPDFMVFLNWQELPWFWQGFDQFWLACLMVVLVPGALAYVFGYLAFRSRVSGVYLSIMTQALTYALMLAFFRNEMGFGGNNGLTDFKDILGFSLQSDSTKLALFVITGVALMVSYVVCRMVITSRLGRVALAIRDTESRTRFMGYDVDGIKLWVFVLSAVIAGIAGALYVPQVGIINPGEFAPLNSIEVVVWVALGGRATLFGAIVGALIINYAKSWFTVEFPEVWLFALGGLFVLSTMYFPKGVIGFVSDRVEDIRKRSSDKTKPEDDQLPTKEATA; encoded by the coding sequence ATGCAGTCGAAATCTTTTGTTCTTTCAGCTATTCAGGGGGATAGGGGCGGTCAGCTAACACTGCTTGCGATCCTCGCGGCAGTGATATTTGTACCACTGGCGAACACACTACTGCCAAGTGGTCATCCTCTTCATGTTGAAACCTTTACGGTCTCTTTGATGGGTAAATACTTGAGCTACGCGATGTTAGCGCTAGCGCTGGATTTAGTTTGGGGCTATCTAGGTATTCTGAGTTTAGGTCATGGTGCGTTCTTTGCTATCGGCGGTTATGCCATGGGGATGTATTTGATGCGCCAGATTGGTGAGCGCGGTGTTTACGGTGACCCGATCTTGCCTGACTTTATGGTGTTCTTGAACTGGCAAGAGCTGCCGTGGTTCTGGCAAGGGTTTGATCAATTTTGGTTAGCTTGTTTGATGGTCGTACTCGTCCCTGGAGCTCTGGCTTATGTCTTTGGTTACCTCGCGTTTCGTTCCCGTGTCTCCGGTGTCTACCTGTCTATCATGACCCAAGCACTGACGTACGCTCTGATGCTTGCATTCTTCCGTAATGAGATGGGCTTTGGTGGCAACAATGGCCTAACCGACTTTAAAGATATTCTGGGTTTTAGCCTGCAAAGTGACAGCACCAAGCTCGCTCTGTTTGTCATTACTGGTGTCGCTTTGATGGTGAGTTATGTGGTGTGCCGCATGGTGATCACAAGTCGCCTAGGACGTGTGGCATTGGCCATCCGTGATACCGAGTCTCGTACTCGATTTATGGGGTATGACGTCGATGGCATTAAGCTGTGGGTGTTTGTTCTTTCAGCGGTGATCGCCGGTATTGCAGGTGCATTGTATGTGCCGCAAGTGGGCATCATCAATCCCGGTGAATTTGCGCCCCTCAACTCTATTGAGGTTGTGGTGTGGGTGGCACTTGGCGGTCGCGCTACCTTGTTCGGGGCGATTGTTGGTGCGCTGATCATCAACTATGCGAAGAGTTGGTTTACGGTTGAGTTTCCAGAAGTATGGCTATTTGCACTCGGTGGTCTTTTCGTGCTTTCCACCATGTACTTCCCGAAAGGGGTGATTGGATTTGTCAGTGACCGCGTTGAAGATATACGTAAACGCTCAAGCGACAAAACAAAACCAGAGGATGACCAGTTACCCACGAAGGAGGCAACAGCATGA
- the urtA gene encoding urea ABC transporter substrate-binding protein, whose translation MNKKFNLTLAALCTSLTLSTSAAFAAEDTIKVGVLHSLSGTMAISETTLKDTVLMLVDEQNKKGGLLGKKLEAVVVDPASNWPLFAEKARELIEKEKVDVVFGGWTSVSRKSMLPVFEELNSILFYPVQYEGEESSKNVFYTGAAPNQQAIPAVDYLMEDLEVERWVLAGTDYVYPRTTNKILESYLKSKGVAESDIMISYTPFGHSDWQSIVSDIKKFGSEGKQTAVVSTINGDANVPFYKELGAQGISSEDIPVIAFSVGEEELSGMDTEPLVGHLAAWNYFMSVDTEANGEFVEAWHKFIKSEERVTNDPMEAHYIGFNMWAQAVTVAGTTDAEAVQDALIGVSVPNLSGGYSTMMPNHHITKPVLIGEIQDDGQFDVVWETTGLVAGDAWSKYLPESAKLYSSWSKPFSCGAFNIETKKCAGSN comes from the coding sequence ATGAACAAGAAGTTCAACTTAACGCTTGCTGCACTATGCACCTCTTTAACACTTTCTACTAGCGCGGCTTTCGCGGCAGAAGACACGATTAAGGTCGGCGTTCTGCACTCACTTTCAGGCACGATGGCTATCAGTGAAACCACACTGAAAGATACCGTATTAATGCTGGTGGATGAGCAGAATAAAAAAGGCGGCTTGTTGGGTAAAAAACTAGAGGCGGTTGTTGTAGACCCTGCTTCTAACTGGCCGCTATTTGCAGAGAAAGCCCGTGAATTGATCGAAAAAGAGAAGGTTGATGTCGTCTTTGGCGGTTGGACTTCAGTATCACGTAAATCGATGCTTCCTGTCTTTGAAGAGCTAAATAGTATCCTTTTCTACCCAGTTCAGTATGAGGGTGAAGAGTCATCGAAAAACGTATTTTACACTGGTGCTGCGCCAAACCAACAGGCGATTCCTGCTGTTGATTACTTAATGGAAGACCTTGAGGTTGAGCGTTGGGTTCTCGCGGGTACGGATTATGTTTATCCACGTACAACGAATAAAATCCTAGAGTCTTACCTTAAATCGAAAGGTGTCGCTGAATCAGACATCATGATCAGCTATACGCCATTTGGTCACTCAGATTGGCAGTCAATTGTGTCTGACATCAAGAAGTTTGGTTCAGAGGGCAAGCAAACGGCCGTAGTATCAACCATCAACGGTGATGCCAATGTTCCTTTTTATAAGGAGCTTGGTGCACAAGGTATCTCATCTGAAGACATTCCTGTTATTGCGTTCTCTGTTGGTGAAGAAGAGCTCTCTGGTATGGATACTGAGCCACTCGTCGGCCACCTAGCGGCATGGAACTACTTCATGAGTGTTGATACCGAAGCCAACGGTGAGTTTGTAGAGGCATGGCATAAGTTCATTAAGAGTGAAGAGCGTGTCACCAATGACCCAATGGAAGCGCACTACATCGGCTTTAACATGTGGGCACAAGCGGTCACAGTCGCTGGTACAACCGATGCTGAAGCAGTACAAGATGCTTTGATTGGTGTCTCTGTACCTAACCTTTCAGGTGGTTACTCAACCATGATGCCAAACCACCATATCACTAAGCCAGTTCTTATCGGTGAGATTCAAGATGACGGTCAGTTTGATGTCGTTTGGGAAACCACCGGTCTGGTAGCGGGTGATGCGTGGTCTAAATACTTACCAGAATCAGCCAAGCTTTACTCAAGCTGGTCTAAGCCATTCTCCTGTGGCGCGTTCAACATTGAAACCAAGAAATGTGCAGGCAGTAACTAA
- a CDS encoding hydrogen peroxide-inducible genes activator: protein MNKWPSLKQLHYLITLHETRHFSEAAEKCFVSQSTLSKGIQNLEELIGCPLYEKKDKKSPLVFTQAGELVVEHGRELLAKGQDLVELGYLCQGETMQGQLRVGCIPTIAPFLLCDLVQEVNARYPQLDLLLREDTTTNLLAALRQGSLDVLILALPVDIDGMHSCIVGQDPFKMIISRNQADQITAPIRYDDLPNESVFLLEREHCLTEHAVSACSLTEKEKINPFSATSLHTLVQMVANGLGTTFIPQMAIEHGLLDNQNLVIVDPPGQEAYRKIGLVWRPSTSRAQTFEQLAEVVSELL from the coding sequence ATGAATAAATGGCCAAGTCTAAAGCAGCTGCACTACCTTATCACGCTGCATGAAACCCGTCACTTCAGTGAAGCCGCAGAGAAGTGCTTCGTCAGTCAGTCCACTCTTAGTAAAGGAATCCAGAATCTGGAGGAGTTGATTGGTTGCCCTCTATATGAAAAGAAAGACAAGAAAAGTCCTCTTGTGTTTACCCAAGCAGGAGAGCTGGTTGTCGAGCACGGACGTGAACTGTTAGCGAAAGGACAAGACCTGGTTGAGCTTGGCTATCTATGCCAAGGGGAAACAATGCAAGGGCAATTGCGAGTGGGGTGTATCCCGACGATTGCCCCATTTTTACTCTGCGATCTGGTGCAAGAGGTCAATGCCCGTTACCCACAGCTAGATCTTCTTTTAAGAGAAGATACCACCACCAACTTATTGGCTGCTCTTCGTCAAGGCTCACTCGATGTGCTGATTCTAGCGCTGCCGGTGGATATTGACGGTATGCACAGTTGTATCGTCGGCCAAGATCCGTTCAAGATGATCATCAGTCGTAATCAGGCTGACCAGATCACCGCCCCGATTCGTTATGATGATCTGCCTAATGAGTCTGTCTTCTTGCTTGAACGAGAGCACTGCCTAACTGAGCACGCCGTATCGGCTTGCTCATTAACCGAGAAAGAGAAGATCAATCCATTCAGTGCAACCAGTCTGCATACCCTCGTACAGATGGTTGCGAACGGTTTAGGGACCACCTTTATCCCGCAAATGGCAATTGAACACGGTTTGTTAGACAACCAGAACCTGGTCATTGTCGATCCGCCCGGTCAAGAAGCGTATCGTAAAATTGGTTTGGTTTGGCGACCAAGTACGTCCCGCGCGCAGACGTTTGAACAATTAGCAGAAGTCGTATCAGAGCTACTGTAG
- the aceB gene encoding malate synthase A has translation MLTNIAEKNSPQHLAQENLGMLDVKETLSLEHQAIFPTEAQTFLSLLCARYGAQVDELLKARDARQSQIDAGQLPDFNKDMQDIREGSWKILGIPEDLQDRRVEITGPTDRKMVINALNANVKVFMADFEDSMSPAWTKVLDGQVNLRDAVRGTIDYQNPNNGKQYELSDDPAVLICRVRGLHLKEKHVHFNDAAIPGALFDFALYFYNNHKELLEKGSGPYFYIPKLQSHHEAQWWSQVFHFTEEYFGLDTGTIKATVLIETLPAVFEMDEILFALKEHIVGLNCGRWDYIFSYIKTLKNYPNRILPDRQVVTMEKPFLNAYSRLLVRTCHRRGAFAMGGMAAFIPAKDPEQNQQVLDKIHNDKSLEVNNGHDGTWVAHPGLADTAREVFDRVLGDRTNQLDVSRETDEPITAQMLLEPCSGERTEQGMRHNIRVALQYIEAWISGNGCVPIYGLMEDAATAEISRASIWQWIKHGKDLDNGEVVTKALFERYLKEEIEVVKQEIGDERFNQGRFTEAADLMARLTTSDELTNFLTVPGYEYLD, from the coding sequence ATGTTAACGAACATCGCAGAGAAAAATAGCCCACAACACCTAGCCCAAGAAAACCTAGGCATGCTTGATGTGAAAGAGACCTTATCTCTAGAGCATCAAGCGATTTTCCCAACCGAAGCCCAAACCTTTTTGTCTCTGCTGTGTGCTCGCTATGGCGCGCAAGTAGACGAGCTTTTGAAAGCTCGCGATGCACGTCAAAGTCAGATCGATGCTGGACAGCTCCCTGACTTTAACAAGGATATGCAAGATATCCGCGAGGGTAGCTGGAAGATCCTTGGTATCCCGGAAGATCTGCAAGATCGCCGTGTGGAAATAACCGGACCGACGGATCGCAAAATGGTGATCAATGCTCTGAACGCAAATGTAAAAGTGTTTATGGCTGATTTTGAGGACTCTATGTCTCCGGCCTGGACAAAAGTACTCGATGGCCAAGTGAACTTGCGTGATGCGGTGCGCGGCACGATTGATTACCAGAATCCAAACAATGGTAAGCAGTATGAGCTTAGTGATGATCCTGCGGTGCTCATCTGTCGTGTTCGTGGTTTACATCTTAAAGAGAAGCATGTGCATTTTAATGATGCCGCTATTCCCGGGGCACTGTTTGATTTCGCGCTCTATTTCTATAACAACCATAAAGAGTTATTAGAGAAAGGCAGCGGCCCCTACTTTTATATCCCTAAACTGCAATCGCATCATGAAGCACAGTGGTGGAGTCAGGTTTTCCACTTTACCGAAGAGTACTTTGGTTTAGACACTGGAACGATAAAAGCGACGGTATTGATTGAAACCCTACCTGCTGTGTTTGAGATGGACGAGATTCTGTTCGCACTCAAAGAGCACATTGTGGGGTTAAACTGCGGTCGATGGGATTACATCTTCAGCTATATAAAAACACTTAAAAACTACCCTAATCGTATTCTTCCCGACAGACAAGTCGTTACGATGGAGAAGCCTTTCCTCAATGCCTATTCACGCTTATTAGTGCGTACCTGTCATCGTCGTGGCGCGTTTGCTATGGGTGGAATGGCGGCCTTTATCCCGGCGAAAGACCCTGAGCAAAATCAGCAGGTATTAGACAAGATCCATAATGATAAATCGCTCGAAGTAAATAACGGCCATGACGGTACTTGGGTTGCCCATCCAGGGCTTGCTGATACTGCACGTGAAGTGTTCGACCGGGTACTGGGAGATCGCACTAACCAACTTGATGTTAGCCGAGAAACCGATGAGCCAATTACTGCGCAGATGCTGCTTGAACCCTGCTCAGGTGAGCGAACAGAGCAGGGGATGCGCCATAACATTCGCGTCGCATTGCAGTATATCGAGGCGTGGATTTCCGGTAATGGCTGTGTGCCTATCTACGGTTTGATGGAGGATGCAGCAACCGCAGAGATCTCACGAGCCTCAATTTGGCAGTGGATTAAGCATGGCAAAGATCTTGATAACGGAGAGGTGGTGACCAAAGCGCTGTTTGAGCGATACCTCAAAGAAGAGATCGAGGTGGTGAAGCAAGAGATCGGCGACGAGAGATTCAACCAAGGTCGCTTTACCGAAGCCGCTGATTTGATGGCACGACTCACCACCAGTGATGAGCTAACCAATTTCCTTACTGTGCCGGGCTATGAATACTTAGATTAA
- a CDS encoding peroxiredoxin C: MVLVGRQAPDFTAAAVLGNGEIVENFNFAEFTKGKKAVVFFYPLDFTFVCPSELIAFDNRLADFQAKGVEVIGVSIDSQFSHNAWRNTAIEDGGIGQVKYPLVADVKHEICKAYDVEHPEAGVAFRGSFLIDEDGLVRHQVVNDLPLGRNIDEMLRMVDALNFHQKHGEVCPAQWEEGKSGMDASPKGVAAFLSEHADDLAK, encoded by the coding sequence ATGGTACTAGTTGGTCGTCAAGCCCCAGACTTCACTGCTGCAGCTGTTCTAGGTAACGGTGAAATTGTTGAAAACTTCAACTTCGCAGAATTCACTAAAGGCAAGAAAGCAGTTGTTTTCTTCTACCCACTAGATTTCACTTTCGTTTGCCCATCTGAGCTAATCGCATTCGATAACCGCCTAGCTGATTTCCAAGCTAAAGGCGTTGAAGTAATCGGCGTTTCAATCGATTCTCAGTTCTCTCACAATGCATGGCGTAACACTGCTATCGAAGATGGCGGTATCGGTCAAGTTAAGTACCCACTCGTTGCTGACGTTAAGCACGAAATTTGTAAAGCATACGACGTTGAGCACCCAGAAGCAGGCGTTGCTTTCCGTGGTTCTTTCCTAATCGACGAAGATGGCCTTGTACGTCACCAAGTTGTTAACGACCTACCACTAGGCCGTAACATCGACGAAATGCTACGCATGGTAGACGCTCTAAACTTCCACCAGAAGCACGGTGAAGTTTGTCCAGCACAATGGGAAGAAGGCAAGTCTGGTATGGACGCTTCTCCTAAAGGTGTTGCAGCGTTCCTATCTGAGCACGCAGACGACCTAGCTAAGTAA
- the urtD gene encoding urea ABC transporter ATP-binding protein UrtD — MSALQSVQHIKDNYQTFTRRDEVFSFLKPDVHPAIDTRHNVLLYVEGVNKSFDGFQAINDLNLYIREGELRCIIGPNGAGKTTMMDIITGKTKPDTGEVWLGSNINLLKMNEAQIANAGIGRKFQKPTVIECLTVWQNLELSMSGVRSVWGTFTAQMSGEQRDKLESVLELIHLKDEATNSAGNLSHGQKQWLEIGMLLMQNPKLLLVDEPVAGMTHQEMDRTSELLNSLAGKHSVVVVEHDMDFVRSIASHVTVLHQGHVLAEGTMDQVQSHPEVKQVYLGE, encoded by the coding sequence ATGAGTGCGCTGCAATCAGTTCAACACATAAAAGATAACTACCAGACGTTTACGCGTCGTGATGAAGTCTTCTCATTCCTAAAGCCTGATGTTCACCCTGCGATTGATACGCGTCATAATGTCTTGCTCTATGTTGAAGGGGTGAATAAAAGCTTTGATGGTTTTCAGGCAATCAATGACCTTAACCTCTACATTCGCGAGGGAGAGTTGCGCTGTATTATCGGGCCGAATGGTGCAGGTAAAACCACGATGATGGACATCATCACGGGGAAGACCAAACCCGATACCGGTGAGGTTTGGCTCGGCTCGAATATCAACCTACTCAAAATGAATGAAGCGCAGATTGCGAATGCCGGCATCGGACGCAAGTTCCAAAAACCGACGGTGATTGAGTGTTTAACCGTGTGGCAGAACCTAGAGCTATCGATGTCGGGCGTACGTTCGGTTTGGGGCACATTTACCGCACAGATGAGTGGCGAACAGCGTGACAAGCTGGAATCTGTTCTTGAGCTCATTCACCTAAAAGATGAAGCGACGAATAGCGCGGGTAATCTTTCACATGGTCAAAAACAGTGGCTTGAGATCGGGATGTTGTTGATGCAAAACCCGAAGCTATTGCTAGTGGACGAGCCTGTTGCGGGTATGACGCACCAAGAGATGGATCGCACTTCGGAGCTGCTTAACTCTTTAGCGGGTAAGCATTCTGTTGTGGTGGTTGAGCATGATATGGATTTTGTTCGTTCGATTGCCAGCCATGTCACGGTACTGCACCAAGGACATGTCTTGGCAGAGGGCACGATGGACCAAGTGCAATCTCACCCTGAAGTTAAACAAGTTTATCTCGGAGAATAG
- the dapD gene encoding 2,3,4,5-tetrahydropyridine-2,6-dicarboxylate N-succinyltransferase: MAYFSLAFGTATKNRDGKIIEAFFPSPVLNPSEELVKALAPISGYEQGNQAIEITPALSAELAIAFAANGDVANAAFAEKAAQSEQPLVLVILATDEQPQSVAEGFLKLQLISNRLVQPHGTVLDGIFGLLHNIAWTNEGPIDLPELAERQIEARLAGRALSVDCVDKFPKMVDYVVPTGVRIADTSRVRLGAHVGEGTTVMHEGFINFNAGTTGVSMVEGRISAGVVVGNGSDIGGGASIMGTLSGGGKVVVSIGENSLLGANAGLGFPMGDRCTIESGLYVTAGSKVRMLDSSGNEVEVVKARDLAGVSDLLFRRNSVTGQIECLANKSAVELNSELHKNN; this comes from the coding sequence ATGGCTTACTTCTCTCTAGCCTTTGGTACAGCAACTAAAAACCGTGACGGTAAAATCATCGAAGCGTTTTTTCCAAGCCCAGTTCTAAACCCTTCTGAAGAGTTAGTTAAAGCACTAGCGCCAATCTCTGGCTATGAACAAGGCAACCAAGCAATTGAAATCACTCCAGCTCTAAGCGCTGAGCTTGCAATTGCATTCGCAGCAAACGGTGACGTAGCAAACGCAGCATTTGCAGAGAAAGCCGCTCAATCTGAGCAGCCGCTTGTGCTTGTTATCCTTGCAACTGACGAGCAGCCGCAATCTGTTGCTGAAGGTTTCTTGAAACTACAACTGATTTCTAACCGCCTAGTTCAACCGCACGGCACAGTACTTGACGGTATCTTTGGCCTGCTGCACAACATCGCATGGACAAACGAAGGCCCGATCGATCTGCCTGAGCTTGCAGAGCGTCAAATCGAAGCTCGCCTAGCAGGTCGTGCACTAAGCGTCGACTGTGTAGATAAGTTCCCTAAAATGGTGGACTACGTGGTACCAACGGGCGTTCGTATCGCTGATACTTCTCGCGTACGTCTTGGTGCACACGTTGGCGAAGGCACCACGGTTATGCACGAAGGCTTTATCAACTTCAATGCGGGTACAACTGGCGTGAGCATGGTTGAAGGTCGTATCTCTGCTGGTGTTGTTGTTGGCAACGGCTCTGACATCGGCGGTGGCGCTTCTATCATGGGTACACTGTCTGGTGGCGGTAAAGTGGTTGTTTCAATTGGTGAAAACTCACTGCTTGGCGCAAACGCGGGTCTTGGCTTCCCAATGGGCGACCGTTGTACTATCGAGTCTGGTTTGTACGTGACTGCGGGCTCTAAAGTTCGCATGCTTGACTCTTCAGGCAACGAAGTAGAAGTGGTTAAAGCACGCGATCTCGCTGGTGTTTCTGACCTACTGTTCCGTCGTAACTCAGTGACGGGTCAAATTGAATGTCTAGCAAACAAATCAGCGGTTGAGCTGAACAGCGAGCTACACAAAAACAACTAA
- the aceA gene encoding isocitrate lyase, which yields MTLTRRQQIEALEKDWATNPRWKNVKRTYTAEEVVELRGSMVPANTIAQRGADKLWSLVNGESKKGYVNCLGALTGGQAVQQAKAGIEAIYLSGWQVAADNNTASTMYPDQSLYPVDSVPSVVKRINNSFRRADQIQWAGGKSPEDEGGIDYFLPIVADAEAGFGGVLNAYELMKSMIDAGAAGVHFEDQLASVKKCGHMGGKVLVPTQEAVQKLVAARLAADVAGTTTLVIARTDANAADLLTSDCDPYDKDFIQGERTAEGFYRVRAGIDQAIARGLAYAPYADLIWCETATPCLEEARKFAEAIHAEYPDQLLAYNCSPSFNWEKNLDAETIAKFQQELADMGYKYQFITLAGIHNMWFNMFELAHAYAQGEGMRHYVEKVQRPEFEAAEKGYTFVAHQQEVGTGYFDRMTNTIQGGNSSVTALTGSTEEDQF from the coding sequence ATGACATTAACACGCCGCCAACAGATTGAAGCGCTTGAGAAAGACTGGGCAACGAATCCACGCTGGAAGAATGTAAAACGCACCTATACCGCAGAAGAAGTCGTAGAGCTTCGTGGCTCAATGGTACCAGCCAACACGATCGCACAACGTGGCGCTGACAAGTTGTGGTCACTGGTCAACGGAGAGTCGAAAAAAGGTTATGTAAACTGTCTAGGCGCACTCACTGGCGGCCAAGCAGTGCAGCAAGCCAAAGCGGGTATTGAGGCGATTTATCTATCAGGTTGGCAGGTGGCTGCGGACAACAATACCGCCTCTACCATGTACCCAGACCAATCTCTGTATCCAGTGGACTCTGTTCCCTCTGTCGTAAAACGCATTAACAATTCCTTCCGCCGAGCGGATCAAATTCAGTGGGCGGGAGGTAAGTCACCAGAGGATGAAGGTGGTATCGACTACTTCCTACCGATTGTGGCTGATGCAGAAGCTGGCTTTGGTGGTGTTCTAAATGCCTATGAGCTGATGAAGTCGATGATTGATGCTGGTGCCGCGGGCGTTCACTTTGAGGACCAATTAGCGTCTGTTAAAAAGTGTGGTCATATGGGGGGGAAGGTATTAGTACCGACTCAAGAGGCCGTGCAAAAACTCGTCGCTGCTCGCTTAGCTGCGGATGTGGCAGGCACCACGACCTTAGTTATCGCACGTACTGACGCTAACGCCGCCGATCTACTGACGTCGGATTGCGATCCTTATGATAAAGACTTTATTCAAGGCGAACGCACGGCGGAAGGCTTCTATCGAGTACGCGCTGGCATTGACCAAGCCATTGCTCGCGGCCTTGCTTATGCCCCTTACGCTGATTTGATTTGGTGTGAAACAGCGACACCATGTTTGGAAGAAGCGCGTAAGTTCGCAGAGGCGATTCATGCTGAATACCCAGACCAACTGTTGGCTTATAACTGTTCGCCATCATTTAACTGGGAGAAAAACTTGGATGCAGAGACCATCGCTAAGTTCCAGCAAGAGCTTGCTGACATGGGCTACAAGTACCAGTTCATTACACTCGCGGGCATTCATAACATGTGGTTTAACATGTTTGAGCTGGCACATGCTTATGCACAAGGTGAAGGCATGCGCCACTATGTTGAGAAAGTACAACGTCCAGAGTTTGAAGCAGCAGAGAAGGGATATACCTTCGTGGCACACCAACAAGAGGTGGGCACAGGCTACTTCGACCGCATGACCAATACGATTCAAGGTGGTAATTCCTCTGTCACCGCACTCACGGGTTCCACAGAAGAAGATCAGTTCTAA
- the urtB gene encoding urea ABC transporter permease subunit UrtB encodes MKNVFQAALLLLLSVNVSWAAVSSQESFSEALIGKNNSQKSQAIEWLVAEQDATTAKVVLNAWFDGNLYYFSDKSSAAYQALFVIENLKTAKSADSAWGGEPLVIENSREFKKVRVNNRLRREIRSELASLGINSPYEQVRYDAVMTLLGTQDDDLLEALATRLSIEEDSKVSELIELALAIDVAQDSARGAAERVTAIETIGDYKFPIVAQTLNRILASEPEEALTSAANLALTRYQQSQSLYSGVETVFFGLSLGSVLVLAGIGLAITFGVMGVINMAHGELIMIGAYTTYVMQQLMPNHIGYALILSIPMAFIVSGLVGIAIERSVIRHLYGRPLETLLATFGISLILQQAVRSIFSPLNRSVSTPEWMSGALEINPMLSLTYNRLYIILFCGLVFWGLLMVLKKTPLGLQVRAVSQNRGMARAMGIRSERVDALTFGLGSGVAGVAGVALSQLTNVGPNMGQAYIIDSFMVVVFGGVGNLWGTLVAGLSLGLFNKVLEPWAGAVLAKILVLVFIILFIQKRPRGLFPQRGRAAES; translated from the coding sequence ATGAAGAATGTTTTTCAAGCAGCACTGTTATTGCTGCTTTCCGTCAATGTTAGCTGGGCTGCAGTAAGCAGCCAAGAGAGCTTTAGCGAAGCACTCATCGGCAAAAACAACAGCCAGAAATCTCAAGCCATCGAATGGTTAGTTGCAGAGCAAGACGCAACGACAGCAAAAGTTGTGCTCAATGCGTGGTTTGATGGCAACCTCTACTATTTCAGTGATAAAAGCAGCGCAGCCTACCAAGCGCTGTTTGTTATCGAAAATCTAAAAACGGCAAAAAGCGCTGACTCTGCTTGGGGCGGTGAGCCTTTGGTGATTGAAAACAGTCGTGAGTTTAAAAAGGTGCGAGTGAATAACCGTCTGCGCCGTGAAATTCGTTCTGAATTGGCATCGTTAGGTATCAATAGTCCCTATGAGCAGGTTCGCTATGATGCGGTAATGACGTTACTCGGCACGCAAGATGATGACCTTCTTGAAGCGCTCGCGACGCGTCTTTCAATTGAGGAAGACAGCAAGGTTTCAGAGCTCATTGAACTCGCTCTCGCAATTGACGTGGCGCAGGATAGTGCTCGTGGCGCTGCCGAGCGAGTTACGGCAATTGAAACCATTGGTGACTACAAATTTCCTATCGTAGCCCAAACCCTCAACCGCATTCTTGCCAGCGAGCCTGAAGAGGCGTTAACCAGCGCAGCTAATCTCGCGCTGACTCGTTATCAGCAATCGCAATCCTTATATTCAGGGGTGGAAACCGTGTTCTTTGGCTTGAGTCTTGGCTCAGTGCTGGTGTTGGCGGGTATTGGCCTTGCGATCACATTTGGTGTGATGGGTGTGATTAATATGGCACACGGTGAGCTGATCATGATTGGCGCTTACACCACCTACGTGATGCAGCAGTTGATGCCTAATCATATCGGCTATGCACTTATCCTATCGATTCCAATGGCGTTTATTGTGTCTGGTTTGGTCGGTATAGCGATTGAGCGTAGTGTGATTCGTCATCTTTACGGTCGACCTCTAGAAACGCTACTCGCGACCTTTGGTATCAGCTTGATCCTACAGCAAGCCGTTCGCTCAATATTCTCTCCTCTAAACCGTTCAGTCAGCACACCTGAATGGATGTCTGGTGCACTTGAAATCAACCCGATGCTGTCACTGACCTACAACCGTTTATACATCATTTTGTTCTGTGGCTTGGTGTTCTGGGGACTATTGATGGTGCTGAAAAAAACACCACTAGGTTTGCAAGTTCGCGCGGTTTCGCAAAACCGTGGTATGGCGCGTGCGATGGGTATTCGATCTGAGCGAGTGGATGCGCTGACCTTTGGTTTGGGCTCGGGTGTGGCTGGTGTTGCTGGTGTTGCGTTGTCTCAGTTGACTAACGTTGGGCCGAATATGGGTCAGGCCTACATCATCGACTCATTCATGGTGGTGGTCTTTGGTGGTGTCGGCAACTTGTGGGGCACATTGGTTGCTGGTTTAAGCTTGGGTCTATTCAACAAGGTCTTAGAGCCTTGGGCGGGTGCTGTTTTAGCGAAAATTCTAGTCCTGGTTTTCATCATTCTATTTATTCAAAAACGTCCTCGCGGTCTATTCCCGCAACGTGGTCGTGCGGCTGAGAGTTAA